Proteins found in one Helicobacter kayseriensis genomic segment:
- the hisS gene encoding histidine--tRNA ligase → MIQARTLSGFKDRLPQEAIAKSELLRKIVTVFEGFGFVPIETPHLEYADVLIKQGSDEIQKELYAFKDHGGRDVALRFDLTVPLARFVSQHRHTLPMPFKRYAIGNVFRGERAQRGRYREFTQCDFDFIGSKSIASDSEILQMIASIMQALEVGRFQISINHRGILNGICEFLGIKEINGALRIIDKLDKIGKDGVEKELIETLGFSQDCAKELLKLVGIRQNGGVDEFFQSIAFLKEYNTTLLGAISELEELAGILKALDLPKDSWVFNFSIARGLGYYTGIIYETILMDLPNLGSVCSGGRYDHLTKTFSKEDLSGVGASVGLDRLLAGLEELGKMQAKKTKAKILALAMQKEQMPFVQAFAQQLRKEGVGCEVYPDCIKLGKIFSYADSKGFEYVVIVGEDEAREQKVSLKNMQSGEQYSQLGLQEVLEYCKE, encoded by the coding sequence TTGATTCAGGCAAGGACATTGAGTGGTTTTAAAGATCGACTGCCTCAAGAGGCGATTGCTAAGAGTGAGTTGCTAAGAAAGATTGTGACTGTTTTTGAGGGATTTGGATTTGTCCCTATTGAGACTCCCCATCTAGAGTATGCTGATGTTTTGATCAAACAAGGAAGCGATGAAATACAAAAGGAGCTCTATGCCTTTAAAGATCATGGTGGGAGAGATGTGGCATTGAGATTTGATCTAACTGTCCCGCTAGCAAGATTTGTCTCCCAACATCGCCATACTCTTCCTATGCCTTTCAAGCGTTATGCGATTGGCAATGTGTTTCGAGGTGAGAGGGCTCAGAGGGGGAGATATAGGGAATTTACACAATGTGATTTTGATTTTATTGGAAGTAAGAGTATCGCAAGCGATAGTGAGATCTTGCAAATGATCGCTTCGATTATGCAGGCTTTGGAGGTGGGGAGATTTCAAATCTCAATCAATCATCGAGGGATTTTGAATGGGATTTGCGAATTTCTTGGAATCAAAGAAATAAATGGAGCCTTGAGAATTATCGATAAGCTTGACAAAATCGGAAAAGATGGAGTGGAAAAAGAGTTGATTGAAACTCTTGGATTTTCTCAAGATTGTGCTAAGGAATTGCTAAAGCTTGTGGGGATTAGGCAAAATGGAGGGGTTGATGAGTTTTTTCAATCCATCGCATTTTTGAAAGAATACAATACGACACTTTTGGGAGCAATTTCTGAGCTAGAAGAGCTTGCTGGGATCTTAAAAGCTTTGGATCTTCCTAAAGATTCTTGGGTGTTTAATTTTTCTATTGCACGAGGACTTGGATACTACACAGGAATCATTTATGAGACGATTTTGATGGATCTTCCAAATTTGGGAAGTGTGTGTTCTGGCGGAAGATATGATCACTTGACAAAAACTTTTAGCAAAGAGGATTTGAGTGGGGTAGGGGCAAGTGTAGGGCTTGATCGATTGTTGGCTGGTCTTGAGGAGTTGGGAAAAATGCAAGCCAAAAAGACAAAAGCCAAGATTCTTGCTCTTGCAATGCAGAAAGAGCAAATGCCCTTTGTGCAGGCCTTTGCACAGCAATTGCGAAAAGAAGGTGTTGGGTGTGAGGTCTATCCTGATTGCATTAAGCTAGGAAAAATCTTCTCTTATGCAGATTCTAAGGGGTTTGAATATGTCGTGATTGTTGGAGAAGATGAGGCAAGGGAACAAAAGGTGAGTTTGAAGAATATGCAAAGTGGAGAGCAGTATAGTCAGCTTGGTTTGCAAGAAGTGCTTGAGTATTGTAAGGAGTAG
- a CDS encoding FliH/SctL family protein — protein MSLLNSIEGNNFITEKDHTKHVIKKYEFRSIDKKLEAEIAPSMEESGIYTPSHPEHQKVEGLENLQEQLNKTLEENQKIFQKLEFLQEFLQKQNQIDPAMLDEIKSASYQQGKLEGENKAKEELQAEIDSQKEKMILAIDQLEKNALLFQEQVQKIRDDLSVIALDLAKEVILKEVTQESSKIAFLIAEELLKPLEKSAHIILKAHPLDCAYLEEKLSSMKNLKIESDLLVGRGGVIVSSADGHFDGSISARYKNLKRSILDIGDYE, from the coding sequence ATGAGTTTGTTGAATAGTATTGAAGGAAATAACTTTATTACAGAAAAAGATCACACAAAACATGTGATTAAAAAATATGAATTTAGAAGTATTGATAAAAAGCTTGAGGCAGAAATCGCCCCTTCTATGGAAGAAAGTGGAATCTATACTCCCTCTCATCCTGAGCATCAAAAAGTCGAAGGGCTCGAAAATCTACAAGAACAGCTCAATAAAACACTTGAAGAAAATCAAAAAATTTTTCAAAAACTAGAGTTTTTGCAAGAATTTTTACAAAAGCAAAATCAAATTGATCCAGCAATGCTTGATGAAATCAAATCAGCTTCTTATCAGCAAGGAAAACTCGAAGGAGAAAATAAGGCAAAAGAGGAGCTTCAGGCTGAGATAGATTCTCAAAAAGAAAAGATGATTCTTGCTATTGATCAGCTTGAAAAAAACGCTCTTTTATTTCAAGAGCAAGTTCAAAAAATCCGTGATGATTTGAGTGTTATAGCCTTGGATTTGGCTAAAGAAGTTATTTTAAAAGAGGTTACTCAAGAGAGTTCAAAGATTGCTTTTTTGATCGCAGAGGAGTTGCTTAAGCCATTAGAAAAAAGTGCACATATTATTTTAAAGGCTCATCCCCTTGATTGTGCATATTTGGAAGAAAAATTATCATCAATGAAAAATCTAAAGATAGAATCAGATCTTTTAGTAGGTCGTGGTGGGGTGATTGTCTCAAGTGCAGATGGGCATTTTGATGGAAGCATTTCTGCAAGATATAAAAATCTTAAGCGTAGTATTTTGGATATAGGGGATTATGAGTGA
- the fliF gene encoding flagellar basal-body MS-ring/collar protein FliF: MDIGAVLRQIGEIYNNKINKKQKFVILGIALAIIAFIAYLVVFSANNQRGGKGGYAVLFEGVDPSDSALIVQHLQQNKIPYELSNEDTILVPKAQVYEQRIALASKGIPKSSKVGFEIFDTKDFGATDFDQKIKFLRATEGELSRTIETLVPIENASVHIAMPKESVFVSKDTPPTASVVVKIRENMVLSPSQVMGIKNLVSAAISKLTPENVKIVNENGEILGENSEEHNSRELSKIIAMQMRYKTNYEKTLEDKIVNILSPIVGGGDRVVAKVTAEFDFRQTKSTQESFDPNNVVRSEQSLEEKREGLRPKEVGGVPGVVSNIGPVQGLNNQGGEKYEKSTNTTNYEVGKTVSEIKGEFGVLKRLSVAVVVDGSYEKTEENGVERLKYIPLSPESMEKINALARQAVGFDRGRGDEISVSNFELNGATQSFKPRDKWDLVMQEVKKYADPFIPVLKYLIVLLIAYVFYRKIIAPFAEKMLADKQDDDELLESMLQGEEVKEGDSKLSEMRKRVEEQLSGDGLFNEEDIKYDVLVERMRDMISEKPQEVAALFQKLIIDELGLEENPKRDYEG; the protein is encoded by the coding sequence TTGGACATAGGGGCAGTCTTAAGGCAAATTGGAGAGATTTATAATAACAAAATTAACAAAAAACAAAAATTTGTTATTTTGGGTATCGCGTTAGCTATCATCGCTTTTATTGCTTATTTGGTTGTGTTTTCTGCAAATAATCAAAGAGGTGGAAAGGGAGGATATGCTGTTTTATTTGAGGGAGTTGATCCAAGCGATAGTGCTTTGATTGTCCAGCATTTACAACAAAATAAAATTCCTTATGAGCTATCCAATGAAGACACTATTTTGGTCCCCAAAGCTCAAGTGTATGAGCAACGAATCGCTTTAGCAAGCAAAGGAATTCCTAAAAGTTCAAAGGTTGGATTTGAGATCTTTGACACTAAAGATTTTGGTGCTACAGATTTTGATCAAAAAATCAAATTTTTAAGAGCTACAGAGGGAGAGCTTTCGCGCACGATTGAAACACTTGTGCCAATCGAAAATGCAAGCGTGCATATTGCAATGCCAAAAGAATCGGTATTTGTTAGTAAAGACACGCCTCCCACAGCTTCTGTTGTTGTAAAGATTCGAGAAAATATGGTTCTTTCTCCCTCTCAAGTGATGGGGATTAAAAATCTTGTTTCTGCGGCCATCTCAAAGCTCACTCCAGAAAATGTTAAAATCGTCAATGAAAATGGCGAAATCTTGGGAGAAAACTCTGAAGAGCATAATTCTAGAGAGCTTTCCAAAATCATCGCAATGCAAATGCGTTATAAGACAAATTATGAAAAAACCCTAGAAGACAAAATTGTCAATATCCTATCTCCTATTGTAGGGGGAGGAGATCGTGTTGTGGCAAAAGTCACAGCTGAATTTGATTTTAGACAAACCAAAAGTACGCAAGAAAGCTTTGATCCCAACAATGTCGTCCGAAGCGAGCAGAGTTTGGAAGAAAAGAGGGAGGGGCTTAGACCCAAAGAAGTAGGGGGGGTCCCAGGTGTTGTGAGCAATATCGGTCCAGTTCAGGGGCTTAATAATCAAGGGGGAGAGAAGTATGAAAAATCTACAAATACGACTAATTATGAGGTTGGAAAAACTGTCAGTGAGATTAAGGGTGAATTTGGTGTTTTGAAGCGTTTAAGTGTGGCTGTTGTCGTTGATGGTAGTTATGAAAAAACTGAAGAAAATGGAGTTGAGCGATTGAAGTATATTCCACTTTCTCCAGAGAGTATGGAAAAGATCAACGCCCTAGCAAGACAAGCAGTTGGTTTTGATCGTGGAAGAGGAGATGAAATCAGTGTGAGCAATTTTGAGCTCAATGGAGCGACACAAAGCTTTAAGCCACGAGATAAGTGGGATTTGGTGATGCAAGAAGTCAAAAAATATGCAGATCCTTTTATTCCAGTTTTGAAATACCTTATCGTGCTTTTGATTGCCTATGTCTTTTATAGAAAAATTATCGCTCCTTTTGCAGAAAAGATGCTTGCAGATAAGCAAGATGACGATGAGCTTTTAGAATCAATGCTTCAAGGAGAAGAGGTTAAGGAGGGAGATTCTAAACTCAGCGAAATGCGAAAAAGAGTGGAGGAGCAATTATCCGGAGATGGATTATTTAATGAAGAAGATATTAAGTATGATGTTTTGGTGGAGCGTATGCGCGATATGATCTCTGAAAAGCCTCAAGAAGTTGCTGCCTTGTTTCAAAAGTTGATCATTGATGAGTTGGGCTTGGAAGAAAATCCAAAAAGAGATTATGAAGGATAA
- a CDS encoding YhcH/YjgK/YiaL family protein yields the protein MAIFGKIDDLSPLFSKTEELEYLYLQICSLFKPEFLSRIQTLNEGENFETPLEYGMFFITHCYKLKPEENGFFESHQKYIDFQVVLEGFERYLIGDKGSFTLQTAYDPIKDLEIHTPIQPLSHLILKAKEMCILFPQDVHGVGIGTEKEIGQSVKKAIFKVPLSLIKHRL from the coding sequence ATGGCAATTTTTGGAAAAATCGATGACCTCTCCCCACTCTTTAGCAAAACAGAAGAACTCGAATATCTCTATCTTCAGATCTGCTCTCTTTTTAAGCCAGAGTTTTTATCTCGTATCCAAACCCTCAATGAAGGAGAAAATTTTGAAACTCCTCTAGAATATGGAATGTTTTTCATCACACATTGTTACAAACTAAAACCCGAAGAAAATGGCTTTTTTGAATCTCATCAAAAATACATCGACTTTCAAGTCGTCCTTGAAGGCTTTGAACGCTATCTGATCGGGGACAAAGGATCTTTCACGCTCCAAACAGCTTATGATCCTATCAAAGACTTGGAGATCCACACACCCATTCAGCCACTCAGTCATCTGATCCTAAAGGCAAAAGAAATGTGTATCCTTTTCCCTCAAGATGTCCATGGGGTGGGAATCGGGACAGAAAAAGAGATCGGACAAAGTGTCAAAAAGGCGATCTTCAAAGTCCCTCTAAGCCTCATCAAACACCGCTTATAA
- a CDS encoding NYN domain-containing protein encodes MSQKMREERGKKVALFIDSENISHRLISEVMERLEGFGEICIKKAYGDWRKNDLRGWDEWLSKYSIEPVHLITGNGIKTNSSDIKIAIDVMNTLFSERMDCIALVTSDSDFAPLAQEIRTRGIVSIGFGEAKSRESLRNAFTSFEEVGRDKEEDLSSNRYLINLLRQATESTMGEDGKSMVSRVGIWLKDHYYKSASSYGRETWGEVFRALDEHFEVTYGGRDNKVMFVEYTPKKRHYYSRRAK; translated from the coding sequence ATGTCACAAAAGATGCGAGAAGAGCGAGGTAAAAAAGTTGCTTTGTTTATTGATAGTGAGAATATTAGTCATCGTTTGATTTCTGAGGTGATGGAGAGACTTGAGGGGTTTGGTGAGATTTGTATCAAAAAAGCTTATGGTGATTGGAGAAAGAATGATTTGAGGGGTTGGGATGAATGGCTCTCTAAATATTCTATTGAGCCTGTGCATCTCATCACAGGAAATGGAATCAAAACAAACTCAAGTGATATAAAAATCGCTATTGATGTGATGAATACGCTTTTTTCTGAACGTATGGATTGTATAGCATTGGTTACAAGCGATAGTGATTTTGCCCCATTAGCTCAAGAGATACGCACCCGAGGGATTGTTTCGATTGGCTTTGGTGAGGCCAAAAGTCGAGAATCTCTAAGAAATGCTTTTACAAGTTTTGAAGAAGTGGGAAGAGATAAAGAAGAGGATCTTTCTTCAAATCGCTATCTCATTAATCTTTTGAGACAAGCTACAGAATCTACAATGGGTGAAGATGGCAAGTCAATGGTTTCGCGTGTGGGGATTTGGCTAAAGGATCATTATTATAAAAGTGCATCAAGTTATGGAAGAGAGACTTGGGGGGAGGTGTTTCGAGCGTTGGATGAACATTTTGAGGTTACTTATGGGGGAAGGGACAATAAGGTGATGTTTGTAGAATACACCCCCAAAAAGCGTCATTATTACTCTAGAAGAGCAAAATAG
- the fliG gene encoding flagellar motor switch protein FliG: MAVNLTPRQKAEFDDLSMSEKIAILLLQMGEDITSDILHYLDTDAVTEVTKHIALMNGADRAIGAAVLEEFFAILQSNQYISTGGFDYAKEILTKALGHDEAKKIIDKLSKTMQTSQNFGYLTKVKPQQLANFIINEHPQTVALILAHMDPASAAQTLSYFSDDVKAEIAIRMANLGDISPSIVKRVSTVLENRLDALTSYKIEVGGPRTVAEVFNKLGQKAAVTTIEHIEKVDKGLASMIKEMMFTFNDILGLDNTAIREILKVVDKKELSLALKTATDELKEKFTSNMSQRAAEQFLEEMQFLGAVKLKDVEAAQRKIAEVVQALAEQGLIQIGDGDEFVE, encoded by the coding sequence ATGGCGGTAAATTTGACACCAAGACAAAAAGCGGAATTTGATGATCTCTCAATGTCTGAAAAGATCGCAATTTTATTGCTACAGATGGGAGAGGATATCACAAGTGATATTTTGCATTATCTTGATACTGATGCGGTGACAGAGGTTACAAAGCATATTGCTCTTATGAATGGTGCAGATCGTGCGATTGGTGCTGCAGTTTTGGAAGAGTTTTTTGCTATTTTGCAATCCAATCAATATATCAGCACAGGCGGATTTGATTATGCAAAAGAGATATTGACTAAGGCACTAGGACATGATGAAGCCAAAAAGATCATTGATAAGCTCAGCAAGACAATGCAGACTTCACAGAACTTTGGCTATCTCACAAAAGTCAAACCCCAACAGCTTGCCAACTTTATCATCAATGAGCATCCTCAAACCGTGGCTTTGATTTTGGCACATATGGATCCAGCAAGCGCTGCTCAAACACTCTCTTATTTTTCTGATGATGTAAAGGCTGAGATTGCAATCAGAATGGCAAATCTTGGGGATATCTCACCCAGCATCGTTAAGAGAGTTTCAACAGTACTAGAAAATCGTCTTGATGCATTGACGAGTTATAAGATTGAGGTGGGTGGTCCAAGGACTGTGGCTGAAGTATTTAATAAGCTGGGACAAAAGGCTGCTGTAACCACAATTGAGCACATCGAAAAAGTCGATAAAGGTCTAGCTAGTATGATCAAAGAAATGATGTTTACTTTCAATGATATTTTGGGGCTTGATAATACAGCAATCAGAGAGATTCTTAAGGTTGTAGATAAAAAAGAGTTGAGCTTGGCTTTGAAAACAGCAACAGATGAGTTGAAAGAAAAATTCACTTCCAATATGTCTCAAAGAGCTGCTGAGCAATTTTTGGAAGAAATGCAGTTTTTGGGAGCTGTGAAACTCAAAGATGTAGAAGCTGCACAAAGAAAGATTGCAGAAGTGGTTCAAGCATTAGCTGAGCAGGGGTTAATTCAAATAGGTGATGGAGATGAGTTTGTTGAATAG
- the waaF gene encoding lipopolysaccharide heptosyltransferase II: MKILLRLPTWLGDAVMATPTIETLRSHYPQASFTFVGSPASIGIFDRPSQDHLIIDQTKQSKNRLWATYKLAQEIGKHDIAITFQNNLPSALLLFWTKSTQRIGYAKNLRSFLLTHALTPQPKLHQVNRYLHLLTPLSIPIPPHPKLHLKCHPHPKSQKIRIGINAGAKYGSAKRWCEAYFIEVIAYLLQKDYEVILYGGKDEIQANQRITSAISSLAPTHQLIDLTAKTSIPTLIDSIASLDLFLTNDSGPMHIASSLGIPLIAIFGPTDYKETSPYNTDSPQLILSKHLSCSPCMKRECPLKHHQCMKLITPDEVINRIEKLLDSRESKDEF; the protein is encoded by the coding sequence TTGAAAATTTTACTAAGGCTTCCAACTTGGCTAGGAGATGCCGTGATGGCAACCCCTACGATTGAGACACTTCGATCTCATTATCCCCAAGCATCCTTTACATTTGTAGGGTCTCCTGCAAGCATTGGGATCTTTGATCGTCCATCACAAGATCACCTGATCATCGATCAAACCAAACAGTCCAAAAATCGCCTTTGGGCGACCTATAAACTAGCCCAAGAGATTGGCAAACACGATATCGCCATCACTTTTCAAAACAATCTTCCCTCTGCTCTTCTTTTGTTTTGGACTAAAAGCACGCAAAGGATTGGCTATGCCAAAAATCTTCGCTCCTTTTTGCTCACACATGCACTGACACCCCAACCCAAACTCCATCAAGTCAATCGCTATCTCCATCTCCTAACACCTCTATCTATCCCCATCCCCCCTCACCCCAAACTTCATCTCAAATGTCACCCACACCCCAAGAGTCAAAAAATACGCATCGGAATCAATGCAGGAGCAAAATATGGGAGTGCGAAGAGATGGTGTGAAGCATACTTCATCGAAGTGATTGCCTATCTTTTGCAAAAAGATTATGAAGTGATTCTCTATGGTGGAAAAGATGAAATACAAGCCAATCAACGCATCACAAGCGCTATCTCTTCTCTAGCCCCCACACATCAACTCATCGACCTCACAGCCAAAACAAGCATCCCTACCCTCATCGACAGCATCGCTTCACTTGATTTATTCTTGACAAATGATAGCGGACCGATGCATATCGCCTCAAGTCTTGGAATCCCCCTTATAGCGATCTTTGGACCCACTGACTACAAAGAAACATCACCGTATAATACAGATTCTCCACAACTCATCCTAAGCAAGCATCTCTCATGCTCGCCTTGCATGAAAAGAGAATGTCCTCTCAAACATCACCAATGCATGAAACTCATCACACCCGATGAAGTCATCAACAGGATAGAAAAACTATTGGATTCTAGGGAATCAAAAGATGAATTTTAG
- a CDS encoding ferritin-like domain-containing protein, with the protein MQENFFALLEEILHTPQISKRFALFESLLSSLSSLCLDHTYTIRHIGSPIYQGICKIVHPTKISRPKILKNDTAMASFLHSIAHIEYSAIDLALDASYRFRNLPMEFYLNWIEVAKEEIQHFQMLRSLLQRIGFDYGDFEVHSNLFDAMKATPIFADRMALVHRGLEAGGLDANPFVVQKVSKSSHHLRDEILQVLQVILKDEISHVSKGDKWWKFSNDSRSFEEILRHYSYTPPKILNTQARLQCGFSPDELSSLQNFHLPHSI; encoded by the coding sequence ATGCAAGAAAACTTTTTTGCCCTTCTTGAAGAGATTTTACACACCCCACAAATCTCTAAGCGTTTTGCACTCTTTGAATCTCTCCTATCTTCCCTCTCCTCCCTTTGCCTTGATCATACTTACACTATCCGCCATATTGGCTCTCCTATCTATCAAGGAATCTGCAAAATCGTCCATCCCACCAAAATTTCACGCCCCAAAATACTCAAAAATGATACTGCAATGGCCTCTTTCCTCCACTCTATCGCTCATATCGAATACTCTGCGATCGATTTAGCCCTTGATGCAAGCTATCGCTTTAGGAATCTTCCCATGGAGTTTTATCTCAACTGGATTGAGGTCGCCAAAGAAGAAATCCAACACTTTCAGATGCTTCGATCATTATTGCAACGCATAGGATTTGATTATGGGGATTTTGAAGTGCATAGCAATCTTTTTGATGCGATGAAAGCCACTCCAATCTTTGCTGATCGGATGGCTTTGGTGCATCGAGGGTTAGAGGCAGGGGGATTGGATGCCAATCCTTTCGTCGTCCAAAAGGTTTCCAAATCTTCTCATCATCTACGCGATGAGATTCTTCAAGTGCTTCAAGTGATTTTAAAAGATGAAATCTCTCATGTAAGCAAAGGGGATAAATGGTGGAAATTTTCCAATGATTCGCGAAGCTTTGAAGAGATCTTGCGACATTATTCCTACACCCCTCCCAAAATCCTCAATACCCAAGCAAGACTTCAATGTGGCTTTTCTCCTGATGAGCTATCTTCCTTGCAAAACTTTCATCTTCCCCATTCAATCTAG
- a CDS encoding phosphomannomutase/phosphoglucomutase, whose protein sequence is MSKDHIFREYDIRGIFLTDLDKSTVVSIAYEIGRLLKDQGEDSICIGYDARTHSITLFEWLSLGLGANQIQIYDLGLIPTPVAYFATFDTSLQTRNSIMITGSHNPKEYNGFKITLFGKPFYGKEIQKLKKSLIPFENLPLMQTATIQKTTILQSYIDFLTQHFQSLKNFPHKIAIDCGNGVAGIGIIPVLENLNIDFVALYEKPDGEFPNHHPDPSEEKNLADLKQLMKNQNIPIALAFDGDADRIALLTSHHSYKGDELAILFARQIAREIAPQTPIIIGEVKCSQVMYDECNKLGKSVMYKTGHSNLKVKLKELNASLAAEMSGHIFFNDRYYGYDDAIYAGLRALELFLHSSVQAVEEEIFSLPQLFSTAEEKIPTQEEKKFAVIEELICKLNHPPKDFPPILDLITIDGVRIIFEEGWGLVRASNTTPVLVTRFEAKSKEKLQEYKEQILTLLNT, encoded by the coding sequence ATGAGCAAAGACCATATTTTTCGAGAATACGATATTCGAGGTATTTTTCTAACTGATCTTGACAAATCAACCGTTGTGTCCATCGCCTATGAAATCGGAAGATTACTTAAGGATCAGGGCGAAGATTCAATCTGCATTGGCTATGATGCTAGAACACACTCTATCACGCTTTTTGAATGGCTTTCTCTGGGCTTAGGAGCCAATCAGATTCAAATCTATGATTTGGGATTGATTCCAACACCTGTTGCTTATTTTGCAACCTTTGATACTAGCCTGCAAACACGCAACTCGATTATGATCACAGGATCTCATAATCCCAAAGAATACAATGGCTTTAAAATCACTCTTTTTGGAAAACCCTTTTATGGAAAAGAGATTCAAAAACTCAAAAAATCTTTGATTCCCTTTGAAAATCTTCCCTTGATGCAAACTGCAACGATTCAAAAAACAACAATCTTGCAATCCTATATCGATTTTCTTACTCAGCATTTTCAGTCTCTCAAAAATTTTCCTCACAAAATCGCCATTGATTGTGGGAATGGCGTCGCAGGAATAGGCATCATCCCTGTTTTAGAGAATCTTAATATCGATTTTGTCGCGCTCTATGAAAAACCCGATGGAGAGTTTCCCAACCATCACCCAGATCCAAGCGAAGAAAAAAATCTTGCCGACCTCAAACAACTTATGAAAAATCAAAATATCCCTATCGCTCTAGCCTTTGATGGAGATGCAGACAGAATCGCTCTCCTCACAAGCCATCATTCCTACAAAGGCGATGAGCTTGCAATCTTGTTTGCTAGACAAATCGCTAGAGAAATCGCACCTCAAACCCCTATTATCATCGGAGAGGTGAAATGCTCTCAAGTTATGTATGATGAATGCAATAAGCTAGGGAAATCCGTGATGTATAAAACAGGTCATAGCAACCTCAAAGTCAAGCTCAAAGAGCTCAACGCCTCTCTAGCTGCAGAAATGAGCGGGCATATCTTTTTCAATGATCGCTATTATGGTTATGATGATGCAATTTATGCTGGATTGAGAGCTTTAGAGCTCTTTTTGCATAGCAGTGTGCAGGCAGTTGAAGAGGAAATCTTTTCTCTCCCTCAGCTTTTTTCTACAGCAGAAGAAAAAATCCCCACACAAGAAGAGAAAAAATTTGCAGTGATTGAAGAGTTGATTTGCAAACTCAATCACCCTCCCAAAGACTTCCCCCCCATCCTTGATCTTATCACTATCGATGGAGTGCGTATCATTTTTGAAGAAGGGTGGGGACTTGTGCGCGCAAGCAATACAACGCCTGTTCTTGTCACACGCTTTGAAGCCAAATCAAAAGAAAAACTCCAAGAATACAAAGAGCAGATCCTTACGCTCCTTAATACATAA